From one Flavobacteriales bacterium genomic stretch:
- a CDS encoding DUF3575 domain-containing protein, whose amino-acid sequence MKKTILSMVFVLGVFFSANAQQRSTTKSDLKLSLLAPELIYEMEIGKAASLKLGIGYGLIGEYSNNNGQVTKNTLQSHAVIQAMPRIFTTRTKRMRMGKNIDHFSGGYVAFPLDYRIGIGYSVGVVYGTQGMLGSSKWFYDLFIGLGYADLDLEKSSNVTGAYLPNGVSLGFIF is encoded by the coding sequence ATGAAAAAAACAATCTTATCAATGGTCTTTGTTTTAGGAGTATTTTTCTCAGCAAATGCCCAACAAAGATCCACAACAAAATCAGATCTTAAACTTAGTTTACTAGCTCCTGAACTTATCTACGAAATGGAAATTGGTAAAGCAGCTTCTTTAAAGCTTGGAATTGGGTATGGTCTTATTGGTGAATACAGCAACAATAATGGGCAGGTTACTAAGAATACTTTACAGTCTCATGCGGTAATACAAGCCATGCCTCGTATTTTTACCACCCGTACAAAGAGAATGAGAATGGGTAAAAATATTGACCATTTTTCTGGAGGATATGTTGCATTTCCTTTGGATTATAGAATAGGGATTGGTTATAGTGTAGGTGTCGTTTATGGAACTCAAGGAATGCTTGGGTCTAGTAAATGGTTCTATGATTTGTTTATTGGTTTGGGTTATGCAGATTTAGATCTTGAAAAATCAAGCAATGTTACTGGAGCTTACCTTCCTAATGGAGTTAGCTTAGGTTTTATTTTTTAA
- the atpD gene encoding F0F1 ATP synthase subunit beta, which yields MSTNVGKIAQVIGPVIDIKFNEGVELPKIYDALVITNEGGSKVVLECQQHIGQNSVRAIAMDSTDGLKRGQEVATTGAPIKMPIGEEIKGRLFNVVGDAIDGIGNLDKTSGLPIHREAPKFEDLSTSTEVLFTGIKVIDLIEPYAKGGKIGLFGGAGVGKTVLIQELINNIAKGHGGLSVFAGVGERTREGNDLLREMLESGIITYGEDFLHSMEEGGWDLSKVDKEKLKDSKATFVFGQMNESPGARARVALSGLTLAEYYRDGDDDASGPKDVLFFVDNIFRFTQAGSEMSALLGRMPSAVGYQPTLATEMGAMQERITSTKRGSITSVQAVYVPADDLTDPAPATTFAHLDATTVLSRKIAELGIYPAVDPLDSTSRILSEEVLGKEHYGCAQKVKEILQRYKELQDIIAILGIDELSEEDKLVVHRARRVQRFLSQPFHVAEQFTGIPGVLVDIKDTIKGFNMIMDGELDHLPEAAFNLKGSIADAIKHGEEMLAE from the coding sequence ATGTCTACAAACGTAGGAAAAATAGCACAGGTAATTGGACCTGTAATCGACATCAAATTTAACGAAGGTGTCGAACTACCAAAAATTTACGATGCACTTGTAATCACTAACGAAGGTGGTTCTAAAGTAGTATTGGAATGTCAACAACACATCGGACAAAACTCTGTAAGAGCCATTGCTATGGACTCAACAGATGGTCTTAAAAGAGGGCAAGAAGTAGCCACCACTGGTGCGCCAATCAAAATGCCTATTGGAGAGGAGATCAAAGGTCGTCTTTTCAATGTAGTTGGAGATGCAATTGATGGTATCGGTAACCTTGACAAAACAAGCGGTCTTCCAATTCACCGTGAAGCGCCAAAGTTTGAAGACTTATCAACATCAACTGAGGTTCTTTTTACAGGAATTAAAGTAATTGACTTGATTGAGCCTTACGCAAAAGGAGGAAAGATTGGATTATTTGGTGGTGCCGGAGTAGGTAAAACCGTATTAATTCAGGAATTGATTAACAACATTGCCAAAGGACACGGTGGACTTTCAGTATTCGCAGGAGTAGGAGAAAGAACACGTGAAGGAAACGATTTACTTCGTGAGATGTTGGAATCAGGAATTATTACTTATGGTGAAGATTTCCTACACTCTATGGAAGAAGGTGGATGGGATCTTTCTAAAGTTGATAAAGAAAAACTAAAAGATTCTAAAGCAACTTTCGTATTCGGACAGATGAACGAATCACCAGGAGCTCGTGCTCGTGTTGCCCTTTCTGGACTTACACTTGCTGAGTACTACCGTGATGGAGACGACGATGCAAGCGGACCAAAAGATGTACTTTTCTTCGTAGATAATATCTTCCGATTTACACAAGCCGGTTCTGAGATGTCTGCCCTATTAGGACGTATGCCATCTGCCGTAGGTTACCAGCCTACACTAGCTACAGAAATGGGTGCGATGCAGGAAAGAATCACCTCAACAAAAAGAGGATCGATTACTTCTGTACAAGCCGTTTATGTACCTGCGGATGACCTTACTGACCCTGCACCAGCAACAACGTTTGCCCACTTGGATGCAACAACAGTATTGTCTCGTAAAATTGCAGAGCTTGGTATTTACCCAGCAGTAGATCCATTGGATTCTACTTCAAGAATTCTTTCTGAAGAAGTACTTGGAAAAGAACACTACGGATGTGCTCAAAAAGTAAAAGAAATTCTACAACGTTATAAAGAACTTCAAGATATTATTGCCATTCTTGGTATCGATGAATTATCTGAAGAAGATAAACTTGTTGTACACCGTGCAAGACGTGTACAAAGATTCCTTTCTCAGCCATTCCACGTAGCCGAGCAGTTTACAGGAATCCCAGGAGTATTGGTAGATATCAAAGATACAATCAAAGGTTTCAACATGATTATGGATGGAGAGCTAGATCACCTTCCTGAAGCAGCTTTCAACTTGAAAGGATCTATCGCAGATGCTATCAAGCATGGAGAAGAAATGTTGGCTGAATAA
- a CDS encoding LuxR C-terminal-related transcriptional regulator: MTNFYTYCTDTLFESGIEMLVYDYYRSKNIKKVQSSQKSDLQLLKPGIVFINYRDFQQTKINAFITNKSVFTKTILFMDDHAKLNPMIDYSLFDGIIANQDKSKVIQNAINEVLKNKKFISPQIQKNLHERSHNQLNIKISNREWEVIELIKSGMTSKEISEKLALSYHTIVAHKKNIFKKFGENSTLGLLKALEDLGVD; the protein is encoded by the coding sequence ATGACAAATTTCTACACCTACTGTACCGATACGCTTTTTGAGAGTGGAATAGAAATGTTAGTGTATGACTACTATCGCTCAAAAAACATTAAGAAAGTACAATCGAGTCAGAAAAGTGATTTACAATTACTCAAACCTGGCATTGTTTTTATTAATTACCGAGATTTTCAACAAACGAAGATCAATGCCTTCATCACCAACAAAAGCGTATTTACCAAAACGATTCTTTTTATGGACGATCACGCGAAACTAAACCCGATGATTGATTATAGTCTTTTTGATGGAATTATTGCTAACCAAGACAAAAGTAAAGTAATTCAAAACGCGATCAACGAAGTACTCAAAAACAAGAAATTTATAAGTCCACAGATTCAAAAAAACCTTCATGAACGCTCCCATAATCAATTAAACATAAAAATATCTAATAGAGAATGGGAAGTCATTGAATTGATTAAGAGCGGAATGACAAGCAAAGAAATCTCAGAAAAACTGGCACTCAGCTATCATACGATTGTAGCTCACAAAAAGAATATTTTTAAAAAATTTGGCGAAAATAGTACATTAGGATTGCTCAAGGCACTTGAAGATCTAGGGGTTGATTGA
- a CDS encoding T9SS type A sorting domain-containing protein, whose amino-acid sequence MKNLLSFTSFLLFLGAFQITQAQQMEFGPIDAEWTVNYRTPCANNNQDLCHASDLYEVADTITKNGKLCKVLIGNINPHHTNVYPNLQYFYQEGGKIYSYFGNNGMDTFQKIMDFDAPVGYSWNVYIDYNYIIDPDSIVLLTDTLKITIDSVYQKDLDGVLTPSYHYSLDHLPNITVSQEDYQNFNYSKKDSANILLGSSSFIFPFLASEFYITDVYPMNEFNRQICAYEDDLIDYENIQIPGLPYCGYEGLSVEEKEVENIELLIKDNVLSIHHLPNEKALFEITDIQGKTILTTQNTTISLDGLSKGIYFLIAEINGQKVVQKFVY is encoded by the coding sequence ATGAAAAATCTTTTATCATTTACATCTTTTCTCCTATTTTTAGGAGCTTTTCAAATCACTCAGGCACAGCAAATGGAGTTCGGACCAATAGATGCCGAATGGACAGTGAATTACCGTACGCCATGCGCCAATAATAACCAAGACCTTTGCCATGCCAGCGATCTCTATGAAGTAGCAGACACTATTACAAAAAATGGAAAATTGTGCAAAGTACTTATAGGAAATATTAATCCTCATCACACCAATGTTTACCCAAATCTCCAATACTTCTACCAAGAAGGTGGAAAAATCTATAGTTATTTTGGAAATAATGGAATGGATACATTTCAGAAGATCATGGATTTTGATGCACCTGTAGGCTATTCTTGGAACGTTTATATCGATTATAATTATATCATCGACCCAGACAGTATCGTTCTCCTTACTGACACACTAAAAATCACCATCGATTCTGTTTACCAAAAAGACCTTGATGGCGTTTTAACTCCTTCTTATCATTACTCATTAGATCATTTACCAAATATTACTGTAAGCCAAGAAGATTATCAAAACTTTAACTATTCTAAGAAAGATTCAGCAAATATATTACTTGGATCAAGCTCTTTTATTTTCCCCTTTTTAGCAAGTGAGTTTTATATTACAGATGTTTATCCAATGAATGAATTCAATCGTCAAATTTGCGCTTATGAAGATGACTTAATTGATTATGAAAACATCCAAATCCCAGGACTACCCTACTGTGGCTATGAAGGACTTTCTGTAGAGGAAAAAGAAGTAGAAAATATTGAATTATTGATTAAAGACAATGTATTAAGCATCCATCATTTACCAAATGAAAAAGCTCTTTTTGAAATAACTGATATTCAAGGGAAAACAATTCTTACGACACAAAACACCACCATTTCATTGGATGGACTATCAAAGGGAATTTATTTCCTAATAGCAGAAATAAATGGTCAAAAAGTTGTCCAGAAATTTGTGTATTAA
- a CDS encoding HmuY family protein — MRILIVSLIISFSFFSCIKEELPKPIYQTDNIIQKISLGENYDNQVFYDLENPSESISISKFDWDLWFSPNGDLRINSGRTCSILQICIDTFQMENLNTVQLKSDFYEKNTFDKLLDFSKNDTANFIFYHGLDIDSKKQDRKVYRIIKNNDTIQIFHFQNNNWGKIFSSLSFDQNLFIDLQKQSSFRKNLEEFDLYFGGYLTYFSEQDLEYLVHGVLKQNSFLEFSKTKNFAFNEITEKQAESLIFSNTIDFIGHDWKNYNIDEAKYSVDSKTVFIVKTQENLYWALQFLDFYNDQGIKGYPTFSIKLL; from the coding sequence ATGAGAATCCTTATAGTTTCGTTAATCATTTCGTTTAGTTTTTTCTCTTGTATTAAAGAAGAGCTTCCTAAACCTATTTATCAAACAGATAATATTATCCAAAAAATTTCTTTGGGCGAGAATTATGATAATCAAGTTTTTTATGATCTCGAAAATCCAAGTGAGTCCATTTCTATCTCAAAATTTGATTGGGATTTATGGTTTTCTCCCAACGGGGATCTAAGAATCAACTCAGGAAGAACTTGTAGCATCCTTCAGATATGCATAGACACTTTTCAAATGGAAAATCTAAATACAGTCCAACTAAAATCCGATTTTTATGAGAAAAATACTTTTGATAAACTCTTAGACTTCTCTAAAAATGACACGGCAAACTTCATATTCTATCACGGACTAGATATAGATAGCAAAAAACAAGATCGTAAAGTATACAGGATCATCAAAAACAATGATACTATTCAAATATTTCATTTTCAAAACAACAATTGGGGCAAAATATTCAGTTCGCTTTCTTTCGATCAAAATCTTTTTATTGATTTACAAAAACAAAGTTCTTTTAGGAAAAATTTAGAAGAATTTGATTTATACTTTGGAGGATATCTCACTTATTTTTCTGAGCAAGATTTGGAATATTTAGTTCATGGTGTTCTAAAACAGAATTCCTTCTTAGAATTTTCCAAAACTAAAAATTTCGCTTTTAACGAAATTACCGAAAAACAAGCTGAATCTCTCATTTTCAGCAACACAATTGATTTTATAGGGCACGATTGGAAAAACTATAATATAGATGAAGCAAAATACAGCGTTGATTCTAAAACTGTTTTTATCGTAAAAACACAAGAAAATCTCTATTGGGCATTACAATTTTTAGATTTTTATAATGACCAAGGAATTAAAGGCTATCCCACTTTCTCTATCAAATTACTTTAG
- a CDS encoding hemin-degrading factor produces MNTTVLSNEFATYKEANPKAYLYRAAQDLKVSELDLLALEIGKAATVLNPDFEGILGRLRELGKVMALTRNEYAVHERKGIYKNMNAQHGHIIFVGKDIDLRIFPQSWNSALAVVQETERGTKRSIQFFDKKGLAIHKVFLLPESKIESFDQLVSDFKNETQEVTFVGENPQAIIHEDIDFTEENKLAFQKEWKEITDTHQFFGLYRKYKLHRQQAVENAPDGFAKKLDNEAIKTLFEKFSENKQEIMVFAGNKSIIQIHSGLGENILYRGPWINIMDPDFNLHLNMEGINSLFAVVRPSEDGPIHSIEAYDENKEMIVQFFGKRKPRIPELEGWTGIVKDMMSE; encoded by the coding sequence ATGAACACCACAGTATTATCTAATGAATTTGCTACTTATAAAGAAGCAAACCCAAAGGCATACTTATACAGAGCTGCCCAAGATTTAAAAGTTTCAGAATTAGATTTATTGGCTTTAGAAATTGGAAAAGCTGCCACTGTATTAAATCCTGACTTCGAAGGAATTTTAGGAAGACTTCGAGAACTAGGAAAAGTAATGGCTCTCACAAGAAATGAATACGCCGTACACGAAAGAAAGGGTATTTATAAAAATATGAATGCACAACACGGGCACATCATATTTGTAGGAAAAGACATTGATTTGAGAATTTTTCCTCAATCTTGGAATTCTGCTTTAGCCGTGGTTCAAGAGACTGAAAGAGGAACCAAAAGATCCATTCAATTTTTTGATAAAAAAGGACTTGCCATTCACAAGGTTTTTCTTTTACCTGAATCAAAAATTGAATCTTTTGATCAATTAGTTTCTGATTTCAAAAACGAAACACAAGAAGTGACATTTGTAGGCGAAAATCCTCAAGCGATCATTCACGAGGATATCGATTTTACCGAAGAAAATAAATTAGCCTTCCAAAAAGAGTGGAAAGAAATTACGGATACTCATCAGTTCTTCGGTCTTTATAGAAAATATAAACTCCACAGACAGCAAGCTGTAGAAAACGCCCCTGATGGTTTTGCAAAAAAGCTGGACAATGAAGCAATCAAAACACTTTTTGAGAAATTTTCTGAAAACAAACAGGAAATCATGGTCTTTGCAGGAAACAAGAGTATTATTCAAATTCATAGCGGATTAGGAGAAAATATTCTCTACAGAGGACCTTGGATTAATATTATGGATCCAGATTTCAACCTACATCTTAATATGGAAGGAATCAATAGTCTTTTTGCGGTAGTAAGACCTTCTGAAGACGGACCTATTCATTCTATTGAAGCCTATGATGAAAACAAAGAAATGATTGTTCAATTCTTTGGAAAACGTAAGCCTAGAATCCCAGAACTAGAAGGATGGACAGGAATTGTAAAAGACATGATGTCTGAATAG
- a CDS encoding TonB-dependent receptor plug domain-containing protein, whose translation MKVKFLFFFLLISQLFWAQNTEFFILTTAQEPVENAHIKHRKRYYVSNEKGAITIPNIQENDTLKVSHILFSTQIWVVKQKVPSQKILLKPKEEKLGEIILSAQMTGRKAEEVIKNIGKIPTKQIAQYGAQDAGQALKWQSGLSIQRDAVLGASLSINGLSGEHVKILIDGVELNGRSDGFIDLDQLLMQGEQEIELIKGPSSIEYGSNALGGVVNIITKDLHKRDTLGLKIDQLIDNTGTYQSSLHGFRTKGKHSYNLYLQRFLFDGWSDSDPFFSGFSKEIADSSRFRVWAPKETYQAKLKYDYQGDKIHWQIQGQYNNEFILKRGYPFAPPSYSKARDSKISSDRWLGQIILDGDYNEQHSFKVQTNYQSYNRVRKGVLTDLNTLQEKPILGLTDTTNFGSFLVRYQGAWKKLEYGGDLQYERILGNRILNKEQIQTAIGLFSKYRWNLNDKNQFLFGLRANIFAGKWTPLIPSLAWRHNFSKKHLLKASIAKGYRIASLKERFFEFIDNNHHIIGNKNIEPENSSHLLASMHHNLQNWKISYGTFYNHILSPIRLAPTENDGEFTYFNLHEYRGTGFNFEVNWRNKKWSLGLKNNWVFDQFIEPGRTKNNWNRNIQIGGNIRYQANEKWAFFSNIMHYGTQKIWRVEKDSEVLVNQEPYSWWDSGVEFNSQKRWKAFFWLQNILDVKNLANSTGSAHSSSNQFIARGRLVQVKIQFRL comes from the coding sequence ATGAAAGTTAAGTTTCTTTTTTTCTTTTTACTGATTTCTCAATTATTTTGGGCTCAAAACACAGAATTCTTCATTCTAACTACCGCTCAAGAACCTGTTGAAAATGCTCATATCAAGCATCGAAAAAGATATTATGTTTCCAATGAAAAAGGAGCCATCACCATTCCCAATATACAAGAAAATGACACGCTAAAAGTGTCACATATTTTGTTTTCAACACAAATTTGGGTGGTCAAACAAAAAGTTCCTTCTCAAAAAATCTTATTGAAACCTAAAGAAGAAAAACTTGGAGAAATTATTCTAAGTGCTCAAATGACGGGGAGAAAAGCAGAGGAAGTTATTAAAAACATTGGAAAAATACCTACCAAACAAATCGCACAATATGGTGCACAAGATGCAGGACAAGCCTTAAAATGGCAATCGGGTTTAAGTATCCAAAGAGATGCTGTTTTGGGTGCTTCACTTTCTATAAACGGATTGTCTGGCGAACATGTCAAAATACTTATCGATGGAGTGGAACTCAACGGTCGCTCAGATGGTTTTATTGACCTAGATCAACTACTCATGCAAGGAGAACAGGAAATTGAACTCATCAAAGGTCCATCGTCCATTGAGTATGGCTCTAATGCATTGGGTGGTGTGGTAAATATTATTACCAAAGACCTACATAAGAGAGATACTTTGGGTTTAAAAATTGATCAATTGATAGATAATACGGGAACTTATCAAAGCTCCCTACATGGATTTAGAACTAAAGGAAAACACAGTTACAATCTATATCTTCAGCGCTTTCTTTTTGATGGTTGGTCAGATTCTGATCCTTTCTTTTCTGGTTTTTCTAAAGAAATTGCTGATAGTTCAAGATTTCGAGTTTGGGCACCAAAAGAAACCTACCAAGCAAAATTAAAATACGACTATCAAGGAGATAAAATTCATTGGCAAATTCAAGGACAATACAACAATGAATTCATCCTAAAAAGAGGTTATCCCTTTGCTCCCCCCTCCTATTCAAAAGCTCGGGATAGTAAAATATCTTCAGATAGATGGCTGGGGCAAATAATCCTAGATGGAGACTATAATGAACAGCACAGTTTTAAAGTTCAGACCAATTATCAATCTTATAACCGAGTTCGAAAAGGCGTTTTGACGGATTTGAACACCCTCCAAGAAAAACCAATCCTAGGACTTACAGACACCACTAATTTTGGCTCTTTTTTAGTTCGATATCAAGGTGCTTGGAAAAAACTAGAATATGGAGGAGACCTTCAATATGAGCGTATTTTGGGAAACAGAATTCTAAACAAAGAACAAATACAAACTGCTATTGGTTTATTCTCAAAATATCGTTGGAACCTCAATGATAAAAACCAATTCTTGTTTGGGCTTAGAGCCAATATTTTTGCAGGAAAATGGACTCCATTAATCCCTTCATTGGCATGGAGACATAATTTCTCTAAAAAACATTTGTTAAAAGCTAGTATTGCAAAAGGGTATCGAATAGCCAGTCTAAAAGAGCGATTTTTCGAATTTATTGACAACAATCATCATATCATTGGAAATAAAAATATTGAACCCGAAAACTCCAGTCACCTTTTAGCATCTATGCACCATAATCTTCAGAATTGGAAAATAAGTTACGGAACATTTTACAATCATATTCTGAGTCCAATTCGTTTAGCTCCTACAGAAAATGATGGTGAATTCACCTATTTCAATCTTCATGAATACCGAGGAACAGGATTCAATTTTGAAGTCAATTGGAGAAACAAAAAATGGAGTCTTGGTTTGAAAAACAATTGGGTTTTTGATCAGTTTATAGAACCTGGAAGAACTAAAAATAACTGGAATAGAAATATCCAAATAGGCGGAAATATTCGATATCAAGCCAACGAAAAATGGGCATTTTTTAGCAATATCATGCATTATGGAACTCAAAAAATATGGCGTGTAGAAAAAGATTCAGAAGTCTTGGTGAACCAAGAACCCTACTCTTGGTGGGATTCTGGAGTCGAATTTAATTCTCAAAAAAGATGGAAGGCTTTTTTCTGGCTTCAAAACATCTTAGATGTAAAAAACTTAGCGAATTCCACAGGAAGTGCTCATAGTTCTTCAAATCAATTTATCGCTAGAGGTCGATTAGTTCAAGTAAAAATACAGTTTAGATTATGA
- a CDS encoding glycosyltransferase family 39 protein: MRNLRNLKTILLFITIFLIAFISKYQYIDTRDICVDEPFTIFMAQNNWLDILKLPISGEPNPPLFILLLHFWMKIFGNDVEVIRSLPLIFNALTAGVIFLVGKHLRNSWTGIIASLVFIYSTLHFYFGMETRAYSMLSFGTSLSLLSYLKLIANDHYQHRKKWTFILIASNFLILYSHYFGLFMIGTQFLLSFMFWKDKKLFWTLIKSLVITGILFLPMVIVFYEHFIHFTGGTVLSPPKNKDYLYLLRDFTNNNHTLNWMTYILLSSLICGIVLFKLKIVKLDKTVGFIFLWWLIPYFAMFAISFKMPMFYARYLLFTSIGFYLSLVYLIFKSFHFKLINIFVGFLMVILFYRSLEINSKQFFYREVKNAVEKVKELQNKNDNSLVLIHPHWAFIGFSYYYDKEIFQSLDSCEAHLNKADILPIYGWKGVKRHLQKTNKEYDHIIYYQDGSLFIDPENSIYHKILQEHQQTDSVFYPECFTVTAFKESSKQ; this comes from the coding sequence ATGCGAAATCTCAGAAATCTCAAAACGATTTTACTTTTTATTACCATTTTTTTAATTGCTTTTATCAGCAAGTATCAATATATCGACACTCGAGATATTTGTGTAGATGAACCCTTTACCATTTTCATGGCTCAAAACAATTGGTTAGACATACTTAAACTACCCATTTCTGGTGAGCCTAACCCACCTTTGTTTATTTTATTGCTTCATTTTTGGATGAAAATATTTGGAAATGACGTGGAAGTTATCAGATCCTTACCACTTATTTTCAACGCCCTTACGGCAGGTGTTATTTTCTTGGTAGGAAAACATCTTAGAAATTCATGGACAGGAATCATTGCGAGTTTAGTATTTATCTATTCTACGCTTCATTTCTATTTCGGAATGGAAACCCGAGCGTATTCCATGCTTTCTTTTGGCACGAGCTTAAGCCTCTTAAGTTATTTGAAACTAATTGCCAATGATCATTATCAACATCGAAAAAAATGGACTTTTATATTAATTGCATCCAATTTCCTCATTTTATATAGTCACTATTTTGGATTATTTATGATTGGTACTCAATTTCTATTGAGCTTCATGTTTTGGAAAGATAAAAAGCTTTTTTGGACATTAATAAAATCATTAGTTATCACAGGTATACTATTCCTACCAATGGTTATTGTTTTCTATGAACATTTTATTCACTTTACGGGAGGTACTGTTTTGAGCCCTCCAAAAAACAAGGACTATCTATATCTTTTACGTGACTTCACCAATAATAACCACACTTTAAATTGGATGACATACATATTGTTATCTTCTTTAATTTGTGGAATAGTATTATTCAAATTGAAGATCGTTAAACTAGATAAAACAGTAGGGTTTATCTTTCTTTGGTGGCTTATTCCATATTTTGCGATGTTTGCCATTTCATTCAAAATGCCCATGTTCTACGCTAGGTATTTACTCTTTACCAGTATCGGGTTTTATCTCTCATTAGTCTATCTAATTTTCAAATCATTTCACTTTAAGTTAATCAATATTTTTGTAGGGTTTTTAATGGTGATACTATTTTATAGATCTTTAGAAATTAACTCTAAACAATTTTTCTATAGAGAAGTTAAAAATGCAGTTGAGAAAGTAAAAGAATTACAAAATAAAAATGACAACAGCCTTGTGCTCATACATCCACATTGGGCGTTTATAGGTTTTTCTTATTATTATGATAAGGAAATATTTCAATCCTTAGACAGTTGCGAAGCTCATTTAAACAAAGCGGACATCCTCCCTATTTATGGCTGGAAAGGTGTAAAGAGGCATTTACAAAAGACAAACAAAGAATATGATCATATTATTTACTATCAAGATGGCTCTTTATTTATAGACCCAGAGAACAGTATTTATCATAAAATACTCCAAGAACATCAACAAACTGATAGTGTCTTTTACCCTGAGTGTTTTACCGTTACTGCTTTTAAAGAAAGTTCTAAACAGTAG
- the atpC gene encoding ATP synthase F1 subunit epsilon, which yields MFLEIIKPDAELYKGEIISVRVPGKKGSFEILTNHMPIVSTLDEGTIRVIDANNKTETFEVKGGVLEMNNNKIIILAD from the coding sequence ATGTTTTTAGAGATTATTAAACCAGACGCTGAGTTATACAAAGGAGAAATTATCTCTGTACGTGTACCAGGTAAAAAAGGATCTTTTGAGATTCTTACAAACCACATGCCTATTGTATCTACTCTAGACGAAGGTACTATTCGTGTTATAGATGCCAACAATAAAACCGAAACTTTTGAGGTAAAAGGAGGCGTTCTAGAAATGAATAACAATAAAATTATCATCTTGGCAGACTAA